One genomic segment of Arthrobacter sp. JZ12 includes these proteins:
- a CDS encoding TIGR00730 family Rossman fold protein gives MSPHIGNSSVGNNDRQPGAAASPTRRRGQVELRRHQAETVQSDRYLLDTEEETPFTKTDPWRVLRIQSEFVEGFGTLSQLGKAISVFGSARTPRDSPYYAVGEQVGKLLVEAGYAVITGGGPGAMEAANKGACEAGGVSVGLGIELPFEQGMNEWVDLGINFRYFFARKTMFVKYAQGFIVLPGGFGTLDELFEAMTLVQTQKVTSFPIVLIGKDFWGPLWQWVQDTLLTNGMISEKDLSLVHLVDDPADAVRAVLQDTASHRGP, from the coding sequence ATGAGTCCCCATATCGGTAATTCCTCGGTCGGCAACAACGATCGGCAGCCGGGTGCCGCGGCGTCTCCTACCCGGCGCCGTGGGCAGGTTGAACTGCGACGACACCAGGCCGAAACTGTGCAGTCCGACCGGTACCTGCTCGACACGGAGGAAGAAACCCCCTTCACCAAGACTGATCCCTGGCGCGTGCTGCGGATCCAGAGCGAGTTCGTGGAGGGTTTCGGGACGCTCTCACAACTGGGCAAGGCCATCAGTGTGTTCGGATCGGCACGCACGCCCCGCGACTCCCCCTACTACGCGGTGGGCGAGCAGGTCGGGAAGCTGCTTGTGGAAGCGGGATACGCGGTCATAACCGGGGGAGGGCCCGGGGCCATGGAGGCTGCGAACAAGGGTGCCTGCGAGGCCGGCGGTGTATCGGTGGGCCTGGGAATCGAGCTTCCCTTCGAGCAAGGTATGAATGAGTGGGTAGACCTCGGGATCAACTTCCGGTACTTCTTCGCCCGCAAAACCATGTTCGTGAAATATGCCCAGGGATTCATCGTGTTGCCGGGCGGCTTCGGGACGCTGGATGAGCTCTTCGAGGCGATGACACTCGTGCAGACGCAGAAGGTTACGTCATTCCCCATCGTCCTGATCGGAAAGGACTTCTGGGGGCCGCTGTGGCAGTGGGTCCAGGACACCCTGCTCACTAACGGCATGATCTCCGAGAAGGATCTCTCGCTGGTGCACCTGGTGGATGATCCGGCAGATGCGGTGCGCGCGGTCCTCCAGGACACCGCGTCCCACAGGGGACCCTGA
- a CDS encoding O-methyltransferase, with amino-acid sequence MSAQKQANWSYTEGLPVEDDVLLRARDRSYELGVTPVSTGIAAALTVLAAAAKAMTVVEVGAGAGVSGVCLLRGMGAHSVLTTIDSDVDHLRAAREAYAEAGIPGNRTRTISGRAADVLPRLTDGAYDLVFLDADKGNLPLYADQAVRLLKPGGTLLINDALDGGKVPDPAVRDTSTNTLRQVGKTLRANEQLATSLLPAGNGLLVAVKRP; translated from the coding sequence ATGAGCGCGCAGAAGCAGGCTAACTGGTCCTACACGGAAGGTCTGCCGGTTGAGGACGACGTACTGCTGCGAGCTCGGGACAGATCCTACGAACTTGGTGTGACACCCGTGAGCACAGGCATCGCCGCCGCCCTTACCGTGCTTGCTGCCGCGGCCAAGGCGATGACCGTGGTTGAGGTTGGTGCAGGAGCCGGAGTATCGGGGGTCTGCCTGTTGCGCGGCATGGGAGCACATTCTGTGCTTACAACCATCGACTCAGACGTGGATCATCTGCGTGCCGCCCGCGAGGCCTATGCGGAAGCGGGAATTCCCGGCAACCGCACGCGGACCATTTCAGGGCGCGCGGCGGACGTCCTTCCCCGGCTGACCGACGGAGCATACGATCTGGTGTTCCTCGACGCCGACAAGGGCAATCTTCCGCTCTATGCCGACCAGGCTGTTCGCCTGCTCAAGCCAGGGGGAACCCTGCTGATCAATGACGCGCTCGACGGCGGCAAGGTGCCGGATCCCGCCGTGCGGGACACATCGACCAATACCCTGCGCCAGGTGGGAAAGACCCTGCGCGCGAACGAGCAGCTTGCGACCTCATTGCTGCCCGCCGGGAACGGCCTGCTGGTGGCCGTCAAACGGCCCTGA
- a CDS encoding glutamate ABC transporter substrate-binding protein, whose product MRTTRYAAAAMAAAAALTLSACGGGGGESGGEGGGAEAGGDTIRIGIKFDQPGLGFDEGDTYTGFDVDVAKYVAGELGFTEEQIEWVEAPSANRENMLSNEQVDMIFATYSITDTRKETVDFAGPYFIAGQDLLVPSDSDITGPEDLDGKNLCSVTGSTSATNIQEEVPGVNLVEQPGYAECVSVMASGAIDAVTTDDIILAGLAANAESGDFKVVGNTFSEERYGVGLPKGSDRCEDINAAIEKMIEEGAWQEALDANLEGVDYEPNAELNPPTPDACA is encoded by the coding sequence ATGCGCACAACACGATATGCGGCAGCAGCCATGGCAGCGGCAGCTGCATTGACACTGTCTGCCTGCGGCGGCGGTGGAGGCGAAAGCGGTGGAGAGGGCGGCGGAGCCGAAGCCGGTGGCGACACCATCCGGATCGGCATCAAGTTCGACCAGCCCGGCCTCGGCTTTGACGAGGGCGATACCTACACCGGATTCGACGTCGACGTGGCCAAGTACGTCGCCGGTGAGCTGGGCTTCACCGAGGAGCAGATTGAATGGGTGGAGGCGCCCTCCGCTAACCGCGAGAACATGCTCTCCAACGAGCAGGTTGACATGATCTTCGCAACCTACTCCATCACGGACACCCGCAAGGAAACCGTGGACTTCGCAGGTCCCTACTTCATTGCCGGCCAGGACCTCCTGGTTCCGTCGGACAGCGACATCACCGGACCCGAGGACCTCGACGGCAAGAACCTCTGCTCGGTCACCGGATCCACCTCCGCCACCAACATCCAGGAAGAGGTTCCCGGCGTGAACCTCGTGGAGCAGCCCGGCTACGCAGAGTGCGTGTCCGTGATGGCCAGCGGCGCGATCGACGCCGTCACCACCGACGACATCATCCTCGCCGGCCTGGCAGCCAACGCTGAGAGCGGCGACTTCAAGGTTGTCGGAAACACCTTCTCCGAGGAGCGCTACGGCGTAGGCCTGCCCAAGGGCAGCGACCGTTGCGAGGACATCAACGCGGCCATCGAGAAGATGATTGAAGAGGGCGCCTGGCAGGAAGCACTGGACGCCAACCTCGAGGGTGTCGACTACGAGCCGAACGCGGAACTGAACCCGCCGACGCCGGATGCCTGCGCCTGA
- a CDS encoding anti-sigma factor family protein, whose protein sequence is MRHPSRYLIGYAAGELKPSRQRAVEKHLHGCRSCREALAQEEAVRARLHAASTPDPSKDLCERILQRSAAARAGTGDADFRLAQAEGDRRRRSVEGFLQHHRSRLAVGGGVTVVAVATLTAAYALGSEVQPHESVVAGQTASVTESFQTVAAGTPTTLTAGQVEQLRDEGWFCPELHSLGFQLVNASALTVDGQPTLQLELSDGTHSLTVYEQRTVNETGTGIVPVNAATGNSVIEDGFERIGGPEQTVWLHPGRAWQLVIDSGSATYTVVSSLPVSDMPRAVSQLILTERSQLAYSRPDVPNDPVSRILRGLGKLAQPAP, encoded by the coding sequence ATGCGCCATCCATCGCGTTATCTGATCGGTTACGCCGCAGGCGAGCTGAAGCCCTCCCGCCAGCGCGCAGTCGAGAAGCACCTCCACGGCTGCCGTTCGTGCCGGGAAGCGTTGGCGCAGGAAGAGGCGGTTCGCGCCCGCCTGCATGCAGCCTCGACTCCGGATCCGTCCAAGGACCTGTGTGAGCGGATCCTCCAACGGTCTGCGGCAGCACGCGCGGGAACAGGAGATGCCGATTTCCGGCTTGCCCAAGCGGAAGGTGACAGACGCCGTCGTTCGGTCGAAGGGTTCCTGCAACACCACCGGTCCAGGCTGGCAGTCGGGGGAGGAGTTACCGTGGTGGCCGTTGCTACCCTGACCGCAGCCTATGCCCTCGGTTCCGAGGTGCAGCCGCACGAATCCGTGGTGGCCGGACAAACAGCGTCGGTGACCGAGAGCTTCCAGACCGTCGCAGCCGGCACACCGACCACCCTGACCGCCGGGCAGGTTGAGCAACTGCGCGACGAGGGGTGGTTCTGCCCCGAACTGCACAGCCTCGGATTCCAGTTGGTCAACGCCTCGGCACTGACCGTGGACGGACAGCCGACCCTGCAGCTCGAGCTCTCCGACGGAACGCATTCCCTCACCGTGTATGAGCAACGCACGGTGAACGAGACCGGAACCGGGATTGTCCCGGTGAACGCGGCAACAGGTAACAGCGTGATTGAGGACGGATTCGAACGGATCGGCGGACCCGAACAGACCGTATGGCTGCACCCGGGCCGCGCCTGGCAACTCGTCATCGATTCGGGCTCGGCCACCTACACCGTGGTGTCATCGCTCCCCGTCTCGGATATGCCGCGCGCGGTCAGCCAGCTGATCCTGACCGAACGTTCGCAGCTTGCCTACTCCCGGCCGGACGTTCCAAATGACCCGGTGAGCCGGATACTGCGCGGTTTGGGCAAGCTTGCCCAGCCCGCGCCGTGA
- a CDS encoding Mrp/NBP35 family ATP-binding protein, with protein MTLEADVRSALDNVIDPELRRPITELGMVQDITVDDDGAVVVHVLLTIAGCPLRGTITTDVEAAVGSLAGVTSVSVTLGVMTQEQRDALKARLRGNGKRGIPFSEPGSLTRVYAVASGKGGVGKSSVTVNLATAMAAQGLRVGIVDADVYGFSVPALMGIEQPPTRVDEMILPPVAHGVKAISIGMFVTGNQPIAWRGPMLHRALEQFLQDVYFGDLDVLFLDLPPGTGDIAISVSQLLPGAELLIVTTPQSAAADVAERAGSMAVQTGQKLAGVIENMSWLELPTGERLEVFGSGGGRELTRRLSATVNYDVELLGSIPLEPALREGGDAGRPVVLDSASPAARELKGIASALARRPRGLTDLRLNVSPRRA; from the coding sequence GTGACGCTTGAGGCTGACGTCCGGTCCGCGCTGGACAACGTAATCGACCCGGAGCTGCGCCGTCCGATCACCGAGCTCGGCATGGTCCAGGACATCACCGTGGACGACGACGGCGCCGTCGTCGTGCACGTGCTTCTCACCATCGCCGGCTGCCCACTTCGCGGAACCATCACCACCGACGTGGAGGCCGCCGTCGGTAGCCTGGCGGGGGTCACGAGTGTCTCGGTCACGCTAGGCGTGATGACGCAGGAGCAGCGCGACGCGCTGAAGGCGCGGCTGAGGGGCAACGGCAAGCGTGGAATTCCCTTTAGCGAGCCGGGTTCGCTCACGCGCGTCTATGCGGTTGCCAGCGGCAAGGGTGGGGTCGGCAAGTCCAGCGTCACCGTGAATCTCGCAACTGCGATGGCAGCCCAGGGGTTGCGTGTGGGCATTGTCGATGCCGACGTCTACGGTTTTTCGGTACCCGCGCTAATGGGCATCGAGCAGCCGCCCACGCGCGTGGACGAGATGATCCTTCCCCCGGTGGCCCACGGCGTGAAGGCAATTTCGATCGGCATGTTCGTGACCGGGAACCAGCCCATCGCCTGGCGCGGACCCATGCTGCACCGCGCTCTCGAACAGTTCCTGCAGGACGTCTACTTCGGAGACCTGGACGTGCTCTTCCTGGATCTGCCGCCGGGTACGGGTGACATCGCCATCTCAGTCTCCCAACTGCTGCCCGGTGCCGAACTGTTGATCGTTACAACGCCACAATCCGCAGCAGCGGACGTCGCCGAGCGTGCAGGCTCCATGGCGGTGCAGACCGGGCAGAAGCTCGCGGGAGTCATCGAGAACATGTCCTGGCTGGAGTTGCCCACCGGGGAGCGGCTTGAGGTGTTCGGCAGCGGTGGCGGCCGTGAGTTGACCCGAAGGCTGAGCGCCACTGTGAATTACGACGTCGAGCTGCTGGGCAGCATCCCGCTTGAACCGGCACTGCGGGAGGGCGGCGACGCCGGAAGGCCCGTTGTGCTGGACTCAGCCTCGCCCGCAGCCCGCGAGCTGAAGGGCATTGCTTCCGCTCTCGCACGCCGTCCACGGGGTCTGACGGATCTCCGGCTGAACGTGTCGCCACGCCGGGCGTGA
- a CDS encoding general stress protein has protein sequence MSNVLGRTASRDESRTLPKGEAIGRYSSYLDAQKAVDYLADSKFPVQQVSIIGNDLKTVERVTGRLSYPRVALASAATGAWFGLFVGFILTLFGGDSTYLPILSSMALGAVFWVLFGVIAYAFQRGKRDFTSTSQVIATSYDIIVDPSVAGEARRLLQQLPMNPQANSNAASGQYWGAQPPQQGQPPQRPESWGPPPGQNLQSDRPAPEAAEGAPTEQQPARSSSPARGQFPDLPDGRPQYGVRINPKTEEDRARSAESGESSRSS, from the coding sequence ATGTCAAACGTTCTTGGACGAACTGCTTCGCGCGATGAGAGCCGCACCCTTCCCAAGGGGGAGGCCATCGGCCGCTACAGCTCATACCTTGACGCCCAAAAGGCCGTCGACTATCTCGCGGACAGCAAGTTCCCGGTTCAGCAGGTGTCGATCATCGGCAACGACCTGAAGACAGTCGAGCGTGTGACCGGCCGGCTCAGCTACCCCCGCGTGGCTCTCGCCAGTGCTGCGACCGGTGCCTGGTTCGGTCTTTTTGTGGGCTTCATCCTCACGCTTTTCGGCGGTGACTCTACCTACCTGCCGATCCTGTCCTCGATGGCCCTCGGCGCGGTGTTCTGGGTGCTCTTCGGTGTCATTGCGTACGCGTTCCAGCGGGGCAAGCGGGATTTCACCTCAACCAGCCAGGTGATCGCCACCAGCTACGACATCATCGTCGATCCTTCCGTGGCAGGCGAGGCGCGGCGCCTGCTCCAGCAACTGCCCATGAACCCGCAGGCCAATTCCAATGCGGCGTCCGGCCAGTATTGGGGAGCGCAGCCCCCGCAGCAGGGCCAGCCGCCGCAGCGGCCTGAGAGCTGGGGCCCGCCGCCCGGACAGAACCTGCAGTCGGACCGTCCTGCCCCGGAGGCCGCGGAGGGTGCTCCCACTGAGCAGCAGCCCGCGCGCTCCTCGTCCCCGGCCCGCGGCCAGTTCCCCGACCTGCCTGACGGTCGTCCTCAGTACGGCGTCCGCATCAACCCGAAGACCGAGGAGGATCGGGCCCGTTCCGCAGAGAGCGGGGAAAGTTCCCGCAGCAGCTAA
- a CDS encoding magnesium transporter MgtE N-terminal domain-containing protein: protein MSSNPTRVFVARLLGLDVFDPLGDRLGRLRDVVVLDRGPAVEPQVVGLVVEVPGKKRVFVPMTRVTSMEAGQIICTGLVNLRRFDQRGAEQLVVAELFDRRITLRDGSGEATIEDVAMEKDRAGDWHISQIFVRRGGTQSRLRGLRRGERLIIDWLDAYHGNSTEPQAATSFVAQHDDLKAADFADALHEMSDKRRIEVAIELQDERLADILQELPDDDQVQILSSLDRERAADVLEEMDPDDAADLLNELPEDQKEELLQLMEPDDAKDVRRLLQYEENTAGSLMTPVPVILPPEATVAEALAHVRREELTPALASSIFVCRPPLETPTGRYLGVVHIQQLLRFPPPEQLGNIVDTDLEPVGDQANISEVSRILATYNLNSLPIVNSDGRLVGAVTVDDVLDHLLPEDWRAQDVTPDTTRGGLNG, encoded by the coding sequence GTGAGCAGCAACCCAACCCGCGTTTTCGTGGCACGACTTTTGGGCCTGGACGTCTTCGACCCGCTCGGCGACCGTCTCGGGCGCCTTCGTGATGTCGTTGTCCTGGATCGGGGACCCGCGGTTGAACCGCAGGTGGTCGGGCTTGTTGTCGAAGTTCCCGGGAAGAAACGCGTGTTCGTCCCCATGACGCGCGTAACCTCCATGGAGGCGGGCCAAATCATCTGCACCGGCCTGGTTAACCTGCGCAGGTTCGACCAGCGGGGCGCTGAACAACTCGTCGTTGCCGAGCTGTTTGACCGGCGGATCACCTTGCGCGACGGCAGCGGGGAAGCAACCATCGAAGACGTCGCCATGGAAAAGGACCGCGCGGGCGACTGGCACATCTCGCAGATCTTCGTGCGGCGGGGTGGCACTCAGTCCCGGCTGAGGGGCCTGAGGAGGGGTGAGCGCCTGATCATCGATTGGCTCGATGCGTACCACGGCAATTCCACCGAGCCGCAGGCGGCCACCTCCTTCGTTGCACAGCACGACGACCTGAAGGCCGCGGACTTCGCCGACGCGCTGCATGAGATGAGCGACAAGCGCCGCATAGAGGTCGCAATTGAGCTGCAGGATGAGCGGCTCGCCGACATCCTGCAGGAACTGCCCGACGACGACCAGGTACAGATCCTTTCTTCCCTGGACCGCGAGCGGGCGGCCGATGTCCTTGAGGAGATGGATCCGGACGACGCCGCCGACCTCCTCAACGAACTGCCGGAGGACCAGAAGGAAGAACTGCTCCAGCTCATGGAGCCCGACGACGCGAAAGACGTACGCCGCCTGCTGCAGTACGAAGAGAACACAGCCGGCTCGCTCATGACCCCGGTTCCAGTGATCCTGCCGCCGGAAGCAACGGTCGCCGAGGCACTTGCGCACGTGCGGCGGGAGGAACTGACCCCTGCCCTCGCCTCGTCCATCTTTGTCTGCCGGCCTCCGCTCGAGACGCCTACGGGCCGCTACCTCGGGGTGGTCCACATCCAGCAACTCCTGCGTTTCCCTCCGCCGGAACAGCTGGGGAATATCGTGGACACTGACCTGGAGCCGGTGGGAGACCAGGCAAACATCAGCGAGGTGTCAAGAATCCTCGCGACCTACAATCTGAACTCGTTGCCCATCGTCAACAGCGATGGCCGATTGGTGGGGGCGGTGACCGTTGACGACGTTCTGGATCACCTGCTCCCTGAAGACTGGCGTGCCCAGGACGTCACGCCCGACACAACGCGGGGAGGCTTGAATGGCTGA
- a CDS encoding amino acid ABC transporter ATP-binding protein, giving the protein MTRDTQSSTSASVSNSAQPLVSLRNVNKHFGELHVLRDINLDVARGEVVVVIGPSGSGKSTLCRAINRLETIDSGEIRIDGKELPAEGKALARLRADVGMVFQSFNLFAHKSILENVTLGPVKVKGMKPGAAKELAMSLLKRVGVDNQAQKLPAQLSGGQQQRVAIARALAMQPKVMLFDEPTSALDPEMINEVLDAMVSLAKEGMTMIVVTHEMGFARKAADRVIFMADGQIVEQATPEEFFTNPQSDRAKDFLGKILAH; this is encoded by the coding sequence ATGACTCGTGACACACAGTCGAGCACCTCTGCGTCCGTCTCCAATTCGGCACAGCCGCTCGTATCCCTCCGGAACGTCAACAAGCACTTCGGTGAACTGCATGTGCTGCGGGACATCAATCTGGACGTTGCCCGCGGCGAAGTAGTCGTGGTCATCGGCCCTTCCGGCTCCGGCAAGTCGACGCTGTGCCGGGCGATCAACCGCCTGGAAACCATCGACAGCGGGGAGATCCGCATCGACGGCAAGGAACTGCCCGCCGAGGGAAAGGCCTTGGCGAGACTGCGGGCCGACGTCGGGATGGTGTTCCAGTCCTTCAACCTCTTCGCGCACAAGTCCATCCTCGAGAACGTGACGCTCGGGCCCGTGAAGGTGAAGGGTATGAAGCCGGGCGCCGCGAAGGAACTCGCCATGTCGCTGCTGAAGCGTGTCGGCGTCGACAATCAGGCGCAGAAACTGCCCGCCCAGCTCTCCGGGGGCCAGCAGCAGCGCGTCGCAATCGCCCGCGCCCTCGCGATGCAGCCCAAGGTGATGCTCTTCGACGAGCCCACCTCGGCCCTTGACCCCGAAATGATCAATGAAGTCCTCGACGCGATGGTCTCCCTCGCGAAGGAGGGCATGACCATGATCGTCGTGACCCACGAGATGGGCTTCGCTCGGAAGGCAGCCGACCGCGTGATCTTCATGGCGGACGGACAGATCGTCGAACAGGCGACACCCGAAGAATTCTTCACCAATCCGCAAAGCGATCGGGCGAAGGATTTCCTGGGCAAAATCCTTGCCCACTAG
- a CDS encoding DUF3117 domain-containing protein, with protein sequence MAAMKPRTGDGPMEVTKEGRSLIMRVPIDGGGRLVVELNAEEAGKLKDCLLTVTD encoded by the coding sequence ATGGCTGCGATGAAACCCCGTACCGGTGATGGACCTATGGAGGTCACCAAAGAGGGACGCAGCCTCATCATGCGGGTTCCTATCGACGGCGGCGGACGCCTGGTGGTGGAACTCAATGCGGAAGAAGCAGGCAAGCTCAAAGACTGCCTGCTGACGGTGACCGACTAG
- a CDS encoding Sec-independent protein translocase TatB, whose product MFGINGYEFVLLALIAVIVLGPERLPEYASQLAQLVKGLRRMATGAREQLREEVGSEFDDVDWRKLDPRQYDPRRIIKEALLDDIEDAIRPVSENGSHPQPRSSIAATSRPAPGSAPESAATAAPAAPRPAPLPRLAEGQAAPYDAEAT is encoded by the coding sequence GTGTTTGGAATCAACGGGTACGAGTTCGTACTGCTGGCGCTCATCGCCGTGATTGTCCTTGGTCCCGAACGCCTGCCCGAATACGCATCCCAGCTGGCGCAGCTCGTGAAGGGTCTGCGCCGTATGGCCACCGGGGCGCGCGAGCAGCTCCGGGAAGAGGTCGGTTCGGAGTTCGACGACGTTGACTGGCGGAAGCTCGACCCCCGCCAGTACGACCCCCGCCGGATCATCAAGGAAGCGCTTCTCGACGACATCGAGGATGCGATTCGGCCCGTCAGCGAGAACGGATCCCACCCGCAGCCACGATCTTCGATCGCAGCAACATCCCGACCTGCCCCTGGTTCAGCTCCCGAATCAGCGGCGACTGCTGCGCCGGCGGCGCCCCGGCCGGCCCCGCTGCCTCGACTCGCCGAGGGCCAGGCCGCTCCCTACGACGCCGAAGCAACCTGA
- a CDS encoding DivIVA domain-containing protein has product MSILLLVLAVLVVGITAFFAVGRYRPGGREPAVVPGLVEPTPSLPPVLLPENPGAADVARIRFSLGFRGYRMDQVDEVLDRLAAALQERDELLEQLRGESQESQRRTNEGEAQ; this is encoded by the coding sequence GTGTCGATCCTGCTGTTGGTACTGGCAGTACTCGTGGTTGGCATCACCGCCTTCTTCGCCGTCGGCCGTTACCGCCCGGGCGGCCGGGAACCCGCCGTCGTACCCGGCCTTGTTGAGCCCACACCAAGCCTTCCGCCGGTGCTGCTGCCGGAGAATCCCGGTGCTGCCGACGTGGCCCGCATCCGCTTTTCCCTGGGATTCCGCGGCTACCGCATGGACCAGGTTGACGAGGTGCTGGACCGGCTTGCGGCAGCCCTCCAGGAGCGGGATGAACTGCTCGAGCAGCTTCGGGGCGAGAGCCAGGAGAGCCAGCGGCGTACCAATGAGGGGGAGGCGCAGTGA
- the sigE gene encoding RNA polymerase sigma factor SigE — protein MSTSRAVAAIGGATTEEHDHNAPAWVPPSWEEVVRDHSPKVYRLAYRLTGNKYDAEDLTQEVFVRVFRSLANFKPGTLDGWLHRITTNLFLDQARRKNRIRFDGLADDAESRLPTTHPSPERSFEFNNLDLDVQSALEELPPDFRAAVVLCDLEGLPYDEVAKALGVKLGTVRSRIHRGRTILREKLAHRDPRKGTPVTPRLSLPRIAGAR, from the coding sequence ATGTCTACTTCGCGCGCGGTGGCAGCCATCGGAGGCGCCACCACCGAAGAGCACGATCACAACGCACCCGCTTGGGTGCCACCGTCATGGGAGGAAGTGGTCCGCGACCACTCCCCGAAGGTCTATCGGCTGGCCTACCGGCTCACGGGCAACAAGTACGACGCCGAGGACCTCACGCAGGAAGTCTTCGTCCGCGTCTTCCGGTCGCTGGCGAACTTCAAGCCGGGCACCCTGGACGGCTGGCTCCACCGCATCACCACAAACCTCTTCCTCGACCAGGCGCGCCGGAAGAACCGCATCCGCTTTGATGGCCTGGCCGACGACGCCGAGAGCCGCCTGCCCACCACCCACCCCAGCCCCGAGCGCAGCTTTGAGTTCAACAATCTGGATCTGGACGTGCAGTCAGCGCTGGAGGAGCTGCCGCCGGACTTCAGGGCCGCCGTCGTTCTGTGTGATCTGGAGGGCTTGCCCTACGACGAAGTAGCCAAGGCCCTTGGCGTGAAGCTCGGTACGGTTCGGTCCCGCATCCACCGCGGCCGAACCATCCTCCGGGAGAAGCTGGCCCACCGTGATCCGCGAAAGGGAACTCCCGTTACACCCCGACTGAGCCTGCCTCGGATTGCGGGCGCTCGCTAG
- a CDS encoding DUF1003 domain-containing protein — MAERTRTITVTSGLDTPRESKGRWLPRLRPNPDAFGIATESFARFMGTPQFLFYMTVFVAVWLAWNSWAPDAWRFDSAALGFTLLTLMLSLQASYAAPLLLLAQNRQDDRDRVSLQQDRQRAERNLSDTEYLTREIAELRIAVREVATRDFVRSELRSVLEELLESSDGHEAPSQRKPRRKVPDTTVSLPQVPVPGKDKK, encoded by the coding sequence ATGGCTGAGAGAACCAGAACCATCACCGTCACCAGCGGCCTGGATACACCGCGCGAAAGCAAAGGGCGTTGGCTGCCCCGTCTCCGCCCGAATCCGGACGCCTTCGGCATCGCAACCGAAAGCTTTGCCCGTTTCATGGGAACTCCCCAGTTCCTGTTCTACATGACGGTGTTCGTTGCCGTCTGGCTTGCCTGGAACAGCTGGGCTCCGGATGCCTGGCGGTTTGACAGCGCAGCGCTCGGCTTCACGCTGCTGACCCTCATGTTGTCCCTTCAGGCTTCCTATGCCGCTCCCCTGCTGCTCCTTGCGCAGAACCGGCAGGATGACCGCGACCGGGTCTCGCTGCAGCAGGACCGGCAGCGCGCGGAGCGGAACCTGTCGGACACCGAGTACCTGACGCGCGAGATCGCCGAGTTGCGCATCGCCGTGCGCGAGGTTGCCACCCGCGACTTCGTCCGCTCGGAGCTCCGCTCGGTGCTGGAGGAACTACTGGAATCCTCGGACGGACATGAGGCGCCCTCGCAGCGGAAGCCCAGACGGAAGGTGCCGGACACAACGGTCTCTCTTCCGCAGGTTCCCGTGCCCGGCAAGGACAAGAAGTGA
- a CDS encoding DNA-3-methyladenine glycosylase I: MSAVNGTDGRPRCGWAVSSPEYERYHDLEWGRPVFGEAALYERISLEAFQSGLSWITILRKREAFRRAFARFDPHAVAAFDDDDVARLMADAGIVRNRAKILATIANARTLLALPDGTTLSGILEAHRPAPKPAPRELSEVPAVVPESVALAKELRRHGFRFVGPTTAYAMQQATGYVNDHLASCWVRDSAGENS, encoded by the coding sequence GTGAGCGCGGTCAACGGCACGGACGGACGACCACGCTGCGGGTGGGCGGTGTCCAGCCCGGAGTACGAGCGATACCACGACCTCGAGTGGGGCCGCCCCGTCTTCGGTGAAGCGGCCCTCTACGAGCGGATCAGCCTGGAAGCTTTCCAATCGGGCCTGAGCTGGATCACCATCCTGCGCAAGCGGGAGGCTTTCCGCCGTGCTTTCGCGCGGTTTGATCCGCACGCGGTCGCAGCCTTTGACGACGACGACGTAGCACGGCTCATGGCCGATGCAGGCATTGTCCGCAACCGGGCGAAGATCCTGGCAACCATCGCAAATGCCAGGACGCTGTTGGCACTGCCGGACGGGACCACCCTTTCAGGGATCCTCGAAGCACACCGGCCGGCACCGAAGCCGGCGCCCCGCGAGCTCTCGGAAGTGCCCGCCGTCGTTCCGGAGTCGGTTGCCCTCGCCAAGGAACTTCGTCGGCACGGGTTCCGCTTTGTCGGCCCGACCACCGCCTACGCAATGCAGCAGGCAACCGGCTACGTCAACGACCATCTCGCCTCGTGCTGGGTGCGGGACAGTGCCGGCGAGAATTCCTGA